The nucleotide window CAAGTACGGTTACCGTGTCTTTGACTCGGGCGACAAGATCATGGCACATGAGCAGTCGCGGTCGAGACTGGCCAGACTTAAGGAAGGCATGCGATATGAGCGAGGAGGCAAGGGCAAATATTGGATACCAAGACCCGACGAAATCACTCAGAACACTCCGCTGTTGGGTGCAAACGGCGGCccgagcaggaggagcaaTTCGTCCTCTCCGCACCACGATGATGCTGACGAGGTTATACTTGATCCAGAGGAAGAACAACTCTACGCAGGAGCTAGGAAACTCGAGTTTGGTGACTGGAATGTAAGGAACTGCTTCATCGCTACATGGCACAATTGACATTGTCTGACTTTGTTTCTAGTATCCCGTCATTACAGCCAACGAGCCGTGGAAAGATCGTTATCGATCACCTCATCCTAGTCTCTTCCAAAACACTCCCACCGGGAGCTTTTACAATCGATCATCCTCAAGTAGAAGCTCAGTGCCCACGCTTAACCCCAGGGATCCTCTCGAAAGGCGCAAGAAGGAGGCACCAGAAGGCCCTGAAGCCCTTCCCAACGACAAGAAGGGCAAAAAGAAGGCAGACCCAAATGGTCAACGGGCCACGAACTCTACCCCAGACAAGGGCATGGATCCCTTGGAGATCGCATATGGCCCCATGATGGGCACGACCTCTAAACTTACAGAAGATGATTTCAGAGTCGACGATGTCAGCCCTCATCATCCGCACGGCACATCGCCCGGGCATGACACCTCACATGATCCTGAGGATGACGGAAAAGGTACACCGGTCACGGAAGTGTCTAACCACTGGGGTCATGCTACGGATAccgaaggggaggaagagagaagcCCACACTTTActgttggtggtgaagaggagtTTCAGAACGTGTGGGGAAGGTGACATTATCTTGCCTGAATCGCTGTTTTTGCTTTTGAGTTTTCTCCTTTGCTTTTTCGAGCTTCCGTGTTGCAGGAATTATTTCGGTGTCAAAGAGACCGTGGTATGGATGCATACACTACAACTACAGGTTCAATTAAGTTGTGCGGGCGTCGGACTGGCGTTGGCACAGGGCTTTTTGTTTATTTCGGTATAGCAAACCTGCAAGTAGAGCATTCGTAGACATTATCTTCATCTAAGCACACATATGGTACTCttgtgttggtgttgcggtGTTGACAAAAAATTGACCTACCCTGTAGACATAAGTCTCTACCGCCGGTCTTTCTTTGCTTGCCCCTGAAGGAGCCCTGTTTGCTTTTTGGAGTGTCAAACAGTACACGAGAAAAGTCAATAGCATCGAATATCCTTGCCCAGTGAAGCGGTATAGTGTCCAAGACGTTCGGTAATAAATGATATACTCACGATACTTAACTCTGCTCAGATTGGAGTCGTACCTGTTCCACCACAGTATTGTCCCCTGCAACTGCATCCTCCAGATTCTGCATATATGCTAGTTACTTAGTACATGGAATTTCCAGGTCTGAATTAGCTTGTTTGGCTGAGCCCCGTTTCCAGAAAATACATATATGCTGTTTAGTGCATAGAATTTCTAGGTCTGAACTAGTGTACATGCAGTTTCAGGAGACGATACTGTACCGATACCATGCCTCGAGCACGCCCAACCGACGCCCGAAGTGAAACAATGATCGTCAGTGTCATTGCGGGGTACAGTGACCACTATCTTTGGGATCGTATTTGGCCACTGGAAACAAGCTGACAGGAGCTCAACTTAAGCTCTGGCCACATTCATCATTGTGTAACATGAGATCTCTAAATGTATAGCCTACTACCTATTCGAGCTCGCCGAGTGAGCAACCGAACGGCGTCGTCCTTGATGTTTACAGTATGGCCAGAACAACCCGATGGTAAAGCAAGATATACGTGTAGATAGACCTGACGTTTACCCATGTTCAAGACCTATTCGACCCTTGAAGCTATCCATTTTCCGGGGCGGCAAGGGACCGTTCCATTTGGACACTCCTATGTACTGTAGTGCTAGAACTCGCAAACCCAATCTTCGCAGCGGTACTAAATCCACTTCACTGCCTCCAGATCCCCATTAGAGCTATGTACTATGCAGTACACCGCCGGTAATAAAACGCGAGGGCGGAACACAGGGGGTGTAAGAACCCCGGATCCGTCGAGGTACCTAGAGTGTTGACAAGCTGTTGAGCTGATCCGGGCGGTTTACATAGTTGTATAGCTCGACGTCAGCTTAAAAGAAACAACCATGGGTCGTTTTTAGGCGGCAGATGCAGCGTTTGTCTCTCGTGACTTGCCCGGTTGAAATTCATTAAAAAATTGAACTACGATAACAATTTCTCCATCCAGCTTCTTTCTGTGTTCCTGCTCGGTTGCCCCGGCGAGCATCTGAGGTGAGATTAACTCTAGGTACCTCAGTGTTGCCGCCGGGAGTTGTTGAAACCTGGAACCGCCTCATGAACCTGGCTTGAGCGGGCCAAAGCTCCGACCTCCCCAAGCAGCGGAGGTCAGTAACAGCTCGGGCAGATACCTGCCAGCTTCACTAACACCGCATGATGTCCCGGGGCATTGGGCGGTAGCCGGAGCTTCAGATTGCTAGCTCATCAAGCGATGAATTTTCGTATTGCCCCACAAGAACCAATTCCTCAAAGTAGCGGGTGCTTCAACGCAACGAGCTCGCAAGATAAGCTAAAccgaaaaaaagagacaCCTAGGTAGTGTTCGGTCAGAAGAGTCATGATGAGATGTCATGAAGTCAATAAACGCTGCTCGGTTGTGAAGTGGTTCGGTGCAGTGGCGGCCTGGTGCATTCAGACGGAGGTTCAGGATCATCATGGACATTCACTGGCCGACTCCGAATTGGGGGGAGGGGCAAAACAGGGCTTGACCCTCGTTAGGTGGTGAAGTCAGACATCAGGCGGTGCCGCGCACAAGAGGCCAGATACTGACCAATCAAACAGTGGTCTGCGGGCGCTGAACCCCACTAATGCtaacccctcctccccctcccctcgccAAGTGGAATTTTTGCAGTTTGCCCTCCCCGCCCACCACCAGTCCACGGCCAGTCCCACAAGTGCAATTTGGCTGCAGGATACAAGGTGGCCGCCCTCGACTCCATATTAACGTCCTTCGACCCTCTTTTCCGACCTGCCTTCACTGTTTTTGGTTTGCTCGTCGGGGGCTGATACCTCTACTGAGCACTAGCATTTTTGCCAAGTTGGACTGTTTTTCCCGGGATCTTGCTTTGTCAGTTCTCGGCTGGTTCGCTTGCATTTGAGTGAGGAAAAAAAATCTCGTTCTCTCGagacttcttcctttccacaCCACGTCAAACACCCATTTTAGCAGTGTGTGTCAGACAATACCGCCAAAATGGTCAAGTAAGTCCTCTTCCTTTGACCAAGACCGTCGTATACATGATCGCCTTTACTGCATCCacatcgtcgtcgccgtcttcgaccatgtcgtcgtcgccgtcgtcgtcgtcgtcgatggtTGCAAACCTCTTCGACTTCCTCTACCCCGCCCGGAGATAAGGACATCAAGTCCgcaaacatcaacaacaacaacaacatgctGACATTGAGCCTTTGCATAGCTTCACGATTGACGAGATCCGTGCCTTGATGGACAAGCCCACTAACGTGCGCAATATGTCCGTCATTGCGCACGTTGATCACGGCAAGTCCACTTTGACCGACTCTCTCCTCGCCAAGGCCGGTATCATTTCCTCCGGCAAGGCTGGTGAGGCTCGCGCCACGGATACTCGTGCCGACGAGCAGGAGCGTGGTATCACCATCAAGTCCACTGCCATCTCCCTCTACGGCACCCTCCccgatgaggaggacatCAAGGACATCGTTGGCCAGAAGACTGACGGTACGCTATACCTTTCCCACAGACACTGGTAGACCAGGAACTAAGACATCACAGGCAAGGATTTCTTGATCAACTTGATCGACTCGCCCGGTCACGTTGATTTCTCTTCCGAAGTCACTGCTGCCCTCCGTGTCACCGATGGTGCTCTCGTTGTCGTCGACACCGTCGAGGGTGTCTGCGTCCAGACCGAGACCGTCCTTCGTCAGGCTCTCGGTGAGCGCATCAAGCCCGTTGTTGTCATCAACAAGGTCGATCGTGCTCTTCTCGAGCTCCAGGTCTCCAAGGAGGACCTTTACCAGTCCTTCTCTCGTACCATCGAGTCCGTTAACGTCATCATCTCTACCTACTTCGACAAGTCCCTTGGTGACGTCCAGGTCTACCCCGACCGCGGTACCGTTGCCTTCGGTTCCGGTCTCCACGGCTGGGCCTTCACCATCCGCCAGTTCGCCACCCGCTACGCCAAGAAGTTCGGTGTCGACCGCAACAAGATGATGGAGCGTCTCTGGGGCGACAACTACTTCAAccccaagaccaagaagtGGACCAAGAACGGCACCTATGAGGGCAAGGAGCTCGAGCGTGCCTTCAACCAGTTCATTCTCGACCCCATCTTCAAGATCTTCTCCGCTGTCATGAACTTCAAGAAGGACGAGGTTGCCGCTCTCCTCGAGAAGCTCAACCTTAAGCTCGCTACTGACGAcagagagaaggagggcaagCAGCTTCTCAAGGCCGTCATGAAGGCCTTCCTTCCCGCTGCTGACTGCTTGTTGGAGATGATGATCCTCCACCTTCCTTCCCCCGTCACCGCCCAGGCTTACCGTGCCGAGACTCTCTACGAGGGTCCCCAGGACGACGAGGCCGCCATGGCCATCAAGACCTGCGACCCCAAGGGTCCTCTCATGCTCTACGTCTCCAAGATGGTTCCCACTTCCGATAAGGGTCGTTTCTACGCCTTCGGTCGTGTCTTCGCCGGTACCGTCCGCTCCGGTCTCAAGGTCCGTATCCAGGGCCCCAACTACACCCCcggcaagaaggaggatctCTTCATCAAGGCCATTCAGCGTACCGTCCTCATGATGGGTGGCAAGGTCGAGCCCATCGACGACATGCCCGCTGGTAACATTGTTGGTCTCGTCGGTATCGACCAGTTCCTTCTCAAGTCTGGTACCCTTACCACCTCCGAGACTGCCCACAACATGAAGGTCATGAAGTTCTCCGTCTCTCCCGTCGTCCAGCGTTCCGTCCAGGTCAAGAACGCCCAGGATCTCCCCAAGCTTGTCGAGGGTCTCAAGCGTCTCTCCAAGTCCGACCCTTGCGTCCTTACCTTCTCCAACGAGTCTGGTGAGCACGtcgttgctggtgctggtgagcTCCATCTTGAGATTTGCTTGAACGATCTTGAGAACGACCACGCCGGTGTCCCTCTTACCATCTCCGACCCCGTCGTCCAGTACCGTGAGACCGTCGCTGGCAAGTCCTCCATGACTGCCCTCTCCAAGTCTCCCAACAAGCACAACCGTCTCTACATGGTTGCCGAGCCCCTTGAGGAGGACCTCTGCCTTGCCATCGAGGCCGGCAAGATCACCCCCCGTGACGATTTCAAGGCCCGTGCCCGTATCCTCGCTGATGACTTCGGCTGGGACGTCACTGATGCTCGTAAGATCTGGGCTTTCGGCCCCGACACCAACGGTGCCAACTTGCTCGTCGACCAGACCAAGGCCGTTCAGTACCTCAACGAAATCAAGGATTCCGTTGTCTCCGGTTTCCAGTGGGCCACCCGTGAGGGTCCCATTGGTGAGGAGCCCATGCGCTCCATCCGCTTCAACATCCTTGATGTTACCCTCCACGCTGATGCTATTCACCGTGGTGGCGGTCAGATCATCCCTACTGCTCGTCGCGTTCTTTACGCTGCTACCCTTCTTGCCGAGCCCTCGCTCCTCGAGCCCGTGTTCTTGGTCGAGATCCAGGTTCCCGAGCAGGCCATGGGTGGTGTCTACGGTGTCCTCACCCGCCGTCGTGGTCACGTCTTCGGCGAGGAGCAGCGCCCCGGCACTcccctcttcaccatcaaGGCCTATCTCCCCGTCATGGAGTCTTTCGGCTTCAACGGCGATCTTCGTGCCGCCACCTCCGGCCAGGCTTTCCCCCAGTCCGTCTTCGATCACTGGGAGCGTCTCCCCGGTGGCTCTCCTCTCGACTCCACCTCCAAGGTTGGTCAGATCGTCCAGGAGATGCGCAAGCGCAAGGGTCTCAAGGTCGAGGTTCCCGGCTACGAGAACGTAAGTTTCACTTTGCTCTATGATCACGGGTAATATGTTGCTAACAAAGGTGTACAGTACTACGACAAGCTCTAAGTCACGTCTACCCCAGGCGTATGGCACCGTTCTCAGTGCTCTTGCCCAGATTAAGGCTGGAGCAGCTCGATATTTACTGAGATTTGACCTTTGAGGCGTCGGGAAGGAGGGACGAGATACCGAGGAATTTTTTGGTAGATTCCTTCCTTTAGCATATTTGGCTTGTCATGTAGTCACGACAAAATGAATTTCCTTGCGATGACCAAAATACCAGTCCAAAAGCTGCTTACGTTGTGCTGTGTAATAAATTTCAACAGAGGTTTTGGTTGAATCCTTGCATATCGAGAGTTTCCGCAAGGGTTTATCTGGTTACGGCATCATGTGAATTTGAGATTCGAACATGGGAAATAAAACAGCTCCTGTTTGCTCTATTCGTTCATGGACATGTCCAATTTTGCCGTTTTGAAACTTCCATGTGACACGATTTGTCGCTGCAGCCACGCATCGTCACTGCGGGGCTTGCACGCTAAACTGCTTCGAAGGTCCCATGGTTGAGCGCGACGCGCTGCGCTGAGATGAGTTGCGCTGCGCTGCAACTTATTGTTTTAGCCCACCTATCAACTGAACCAGGGTTCCTTCCATTCCCGgaccccccctccctcccccaaAAAAAGTTGCGACGCAGCATATCCGTAAGACGACGATACCAGCATTCTTTGACCTGGGGGACTACACGCCATCTTCTTGGCGTCTTCAATATTCAATACTCACTGCCATACCTCTATGGCTGCGTTTAGTATTTGATATACCTACCAGAGCAAAATGCTCTTCcccgaagaagacgaggtgCACCTGAAGAGGTGGATCGTGAAGCGGCTAGAAAATACGTCAGTGACCCTAGCCCCCCGTCCTATACACACCTAGATGTAGTCTTTCATAGGCCTTCATAGACCACAGCTAATCATCTCCCGATAATGTAGATCAGATGCCGACGCCGATGTTCTGGCCGACTACGTCCTTGCCCTTTTGCGCACCAACGGCGAGGTTGAAGAAGTCCGCAGACTTTGCGAAACCGAAATCCCAGATTTCCTCAAAGAGGGTAAGAGAACGGTCACTCTCGGACTGAGCAAAGAAGAGGCGAAACTAACACGAGGGCGTGTGACCAACAAGATTCTTCGGTATTTGTCCGCGATGTTTTTCAGGCCATCGCCTACAAATCGTACCTGCCCGACGCCCCTTCCGTCCCGAAGcccgctcctcctctgcctgCCTTTGCCGCCCCTCCCGTCGCTTTTCCCACTATCCAACCGCCCGGATTATCCTACGACGACGTGCCAGGCCATCCCTCTCAGTTCCCTTCGTACACCGGTCAATCGCGAAAACGGTCCTTTGACGGACGAGACGAGACGGATGGAAGAGATGGCCACTATGGGGGCAGGGCACTAAAGCAACCTCGCCGGGGAGCCGGATTTGGCCCTGGCGGCCGCGGAGGCAGGCCAGACGCTGGGAATGGCTACCTCCCCGCGTATCCGCCCTTTTCCGAGAACGGTCAGTTGCCCCCGGGCTTCCTGACGGGCATGTCCGAGACGCTGGCAGCGTTGCAACAACAAATGGGACTGTCTGCGCCCCCTGGTTATCCGGCCCCAGCTCAAGGTCAGAGAAGGCGAGCACGGTGCCGTGACTACGAGACAAAGGGATACTGTTCACGCGGTAACACTTGCCTGTTCGAGCACGGGGACGACTCTATTTACGTTCCTCCTCCCAGCACCTCGTTCGGTACACAATTTGCGGCTCAACCGAATCCAATCGAGGAATACGATCCCACCAACCCTGGCATCTTCACCTTGCCACCCAACCTCCCCCCTCATCAGTCCATTCATCAGGATGGGGTGCATTCTTCCAGAAGCAGAGGAGGCAGACAACAGGGGCCGAAACGTCGCCCGAAAGCGCCCTTTTCAGCCGACGGCCCCGTATTTGACCGCACCAAGTCAACCATCGTGGTGGAAAACATTCCAGAGGAGAACTTCGACGAGGAGCAGGTTCGCGGTTTTTTCTCCCAGTTTGGAAACATCCTGGAGGTCTCCATGCAGCCTTACAAGAGGCTGGCCATTGTCAAGTATGATAATTGGGCATCGGCCAATGCGGCCTACAAGTCACCAAAGGTGGTTTTCGACAACCGGTTCGTCAAGATCTTCTGGTACAAGGAAGAAGACTCTTCTCTACCACCTtctgtacctctaggtggaAGTTCCGAGAAGCATGGTGAGGCAGGCGAAGACGATTACTCAGCGGCTGTGCCCGAGATAGACATGGAGGAGTTTCTACGAAAACAAGAAGAGGCACAAAAGGCTCACGAGGAAAAGTTACGGAAGCTGGAGGAAGTGGAACGCCAACGTGAGGAGCTTGAGAAGCGTCAGCAGGAGCTGCTTGCTAGGCAGCGCGAAGAGAAAGCCAAGCTGGAGGCTAAGCTGAAGTCCAAGCTGGGCGGTGGGAGTCAGCAGGGCGATGGCAGTGATGATGGATCTAAACCGAAGTCCATTAGCGAGGCGCTGCGTGCCCAGCTTGCAGCTCTCGAGGCCGAGGCTAAGCAACTGGGCCTCGATCCCGACGCTATGGACACCTCTTTCTCGACGTCCTCGTGGAACACTAAAGGCGGATACTACGGAAGGGGCGCGTTCAGAGGGGCGTATAGAGCCAGAGGCTTTGCCCCGCGAGGATACCGCGGCGCTCCATTCCGCGGTGGCGCTAGGGGTAATCACCACGCTGCTTACGCAATGTACTCCTTGGACAACCGACCGAAGAAGGTTACTCTTACCGGGGTGGATTTCACCGACCCTGAGAAGGACGAGACGCTCAGGCAGTACCTTTTTGTAAGTCACCAGGACATCTATCAtttttttcctcttgctGTGTGTGAACCTTGTGAACCTAACTGGAACGTAATTCAGGGCATTGGCGAGTTCACCAACATTCAAACCACCTCTTCAGCAACGGACATCACCTTCACAGATCGCAAGACAGCCGAGAAGTTTTTCAACGGTATTTTGCTGAACGGCAAGGAAATCCCCGGAATCGATGGTCAAGTCGAAGTGGCATGGAACCCAAGCAGCGGTCCTGGCTCCAGTTCAATGGCTAGTACCccaggcagcagcagcagcatgggTGCCGGCGCGACCGTTCAGAAACCCCTTTCTGCGCTGTCCGCAGCGGCCATGTCCTTCGTTCCCGGTGGCGGACCACAAGCGGgtgtcggtggtgatggtgatagTGCCATGGGCGGCGCAGGAAGCGTCAGTGGTAGCGATAAGGACGTTAACATTGTGCTGGAAAGGAGCGGGAACCACAACGGTAATGGGCTTCATCATAACAACCAACATTATGAGAGCCACAAGCAGGGAGACATGGATTATGATGTCGCTGATGAGAATCAGTGGGAAATGTCCTAGATGGAGCTAAGGAGTTTGAAGGTTTTGGTCAAGAAGATCATGGGAAGACGCGGCAACATCCATATGGGAGCTCCAAACCGTGAAAAGAGTTTCATGAGATCAAGGATTTGAAAGGCCATGACTAAGGTGGGCCGTTCGGTATTCGGTCTATGAGGACCGGAACACGCCCAAGAATGGGAGGTTCTCATTGCCATCAATATGAATGAGGAGCACCAACGGTTCCACCGCTAGGGGTCAAATGCCCCGATTTGGGGCCGGTGGTGAAAGTGTGGGAACAGACTACCTCGTGCTTGCTGAGGCAGAGCGAAAGTGCGTACGTAAACAGTCAAGCACGTTGACTGGAAGTATTTTCCACACTGGTCTTGAAGACCACACTCACTCATTCCTCGCTATTTGTTTGAGTACGAGGTGAAAGAAAGCAGGCTGCATAGAAATGTAGTTCTAGGACACTATTTTCACGGGACTGTATTAATATGACCTGGCCTCGAACGAGACGTTATCTGCTCATGTTGTATGTGATCATTATAAAACTTTTAATCGATATACGGTAGGTCTCAAGCATCGACACCTCCGTAGACAAATGAAAAAGAAATTGATGGCCAGACACCAATTGACCATGAACATCTGCTGAAGACACCAATTATCGATAACTAGTCGTGATTTTCCTACATACATAggccctccctcccccttcttctcctcctcacttCCACTGAACAAAGGCTGGCATGCACCTTCAGAATACTGACTTCTGATCTGTAACCCACAAGACAGAGTTACTTCTTCCCACGAAAAATCCCATCCTATCCCATTTCTCTACCTCTCGCTCCCCGTAGTCCCATAGCTACGCCCCGTATCCCGCGTATCCGTTCTCTCCAGGCCGCTCATATCTCCGACCTGAGCAGCCAACATAGCAGCGGACCCAGCCGAAGACCCGGCAGTAGCGGCAGGACCCGTAGTCTTTTTTGGCTTCCTAAAGCACGCAAACTCGCTCTTGCTTGCCTCCCTCAAGCGCTTCAAGACAGCCCGCATCTCAGGCAACTCAGCCTGCAACCGCGTCCTCGCATCATTGTCCGTCCGGCTATCCAGCTCCTGGTACACGGCACTTTGGAGCTCCGAGGCGCGGTCGGTGGTGTAGTGGTTGAGCGTCTGGGCGACAAACTCGACGTCAAGCGTGGCCTGCATGAGCATGCCCAGGTCGTAGCGGGCGCGGGTTTTGAACGCCTCAAGCAGCTCGCGCGACGTCTGCTCAAGCAAGAAAGAGAGCACCTGGCTGGTCAAGGAGGCGGCCGTCGTGGAAACCTGCGTGTGCACGAGCACGAGGTCGAGCAGGGCTTCGTAGATGTAGGGCTTCACCTCGCGCGGCTTCTGGCCCGAGGGGGGAGGCCAGTCAGAGGCGGTCACGCCGGCGCGGATGATGCGACGTAGGGACTCGATCGAGGGGCGGGTGTAGGATTGGAAGAGGCGGGCGTCGATCTGACCGAGGACGTCCCGGATGGTCTTGGTTTCGTCAGTGAGCTTAACGGAGAAGGCGTTCTCGAATTGGGTGTTGAGGTTCGGGACAACTTCGGAGCGGAGAGCTTGGAGGTTGCTGAGGGTGAGAAGCATGCGGACATTCTAGGGATGGTCGTTAGCAATCTGTGCCGAGGATGGAGTATCAAGTAGGGGATTGGAACCGCTTACACTATCGCCGGCGTCAATGGTGGCGCCCCCGATTGTTGATACCCGCAGCCTAGAGGGGTTATTGACAAGAACAAAATCATTGGCATCCGTCGTCCAGTCATCGTCAGGCTTCTTGATGGGTAGCTCTGCGTTTTCTACCATGCCATGGAGGGCTTTGTAGAGCGTG belongs to Neurospora crassa OR74A linkage group IV, whole genome shotgun sequence and includes:
- the cot-3 gene encoding translation elongation factor aEF-2, with amino-acid sequence MVNFTIDEIRALMDKPTNVRNMSVIAHVDHGKSTLTDSLLAKAGIISSGKAGEARATDTRADEQERGITIKSTAISLYGTLPDEEDIKDIVGQKTDGKDFLINLIDSPGHVDFSSEVTAALRVTDGALVVVDTVEGVCVQTETVLRQALGERIKPVVVINKVDRALLELQVSKEDLYQSFSRTIESVNVIISTYFDKSLGDVQVYPDRGTVAFGSGLHGWAFTIRQFATRYAKKFGVDRNKMMERLWGDNYFNPKTKKWTKNGTYEGKELERAFNQFILDPIFKIFSAVMNFKKDEVAALLEKLNLKLATDDREKEGKQLLKAVMKAFLPAADCLLEMMILHLPSPVTAQAYRAETLYEGPQDDEAAMAIKTCDPKGPLMLYVSKMVPTSDKGRFYAFGRVFAGTVRSGLKVRIQGPNYTPGKKEDLFIKAIQRTVLMMGGKVEPIDDMPAGNIVGLVGIDQFLLKSGTLTTSETAHNMKVMKFSVSPVVQRSVQVKNAQDLPKLVEGLKRLSKSDPCVLTFSNESGEHVVAGAGELHLEICLNDLENDHAGVPLTISDPVVQYRETVAGKSSMTALSKSPNKHNRLYMVAEPLEEDLCLAIEAGKITPRDDFKARARILADDFGWDVTDARKIWAFGPDTNGANLLVDQTKAVQYLNEIKDSVVSGFQWATREGPIGEEPMRSIRFNILDVTLHADAIHRGGGQIIPTARRVLYAATLLAEPSLLEPVFLVEIQVPEQAMGGVYGVLTRRRGHVFGEEQRPGTPLFTIKAYLPVMESFGFNGDLRAATSGQAFPQSVFDHWERLPGGSPLDSTSKVGQIVQEMRKRKGLKVEVPGYENYYDKL